Below is a window of Desulfurococcus amylolyticus Z-533 DNA.
TTCCCGAGGTGGTCCTCATGATCATGTGTGATTATAATGTAATCGAGCCTTCTACCCTTGTAGTCGGCTAGTTTAACCGGACTTAACGGGTTTTCGACCCATGGATCTATGACTATGTTTTTCACAGCTCCATCAAGGCCTGTAAGAGCTATCTCGAAGAAGCTGTGTCCAAGATACTTGATTACAGCCATTGGATTCACCCAGTGTTCATAATATAATTAAGTAAAACTATATATCTCTTGATCAAGATAGCTCCATACATCCATGGTGAGTGGTATGCTTACTGATGAAGCAGTGGAAATGCTGAGAAGGGCGGGCTGGATAGCCAGGACTGTGAGGGAGGAAGCTGTTAAACTAGTTAAACCCGGTATGAGTTTCCTAGAAATAGCTGAACATGTTGAGAACAGGATAAGGGAGCTCGGTGGAGAGCCAGCATTTCCCGTGAACATCGGTGTGAACCAGGTTGCAGCACACTATACCCCTGTACCTGGTGACACCGGTAGAATACCGGACGGCTCAGTTGTGAAGATAGATATAGGGGTTCATGTGAAGGGATATATAGCTGACACAGCTGCCACGGTCTCATTCAACCCTGCTTACGAGGGCCTCGTAGAGGCTTCACGGCTTGCATTGGAGAGGGTTGTTGAAGCTGTAAGACCAGGGATCAAGGCTAATGAGATAGGGAGGATAATCATGGAGACTATTAAATCGATGGGTTTCAACCCTGTGAGAAACCTCAGTGGTCACAGTATAGATCAGTATATGATTCATTCCGGGCTCAGCATACCCAACTACGATGACTTCTTCTCGGGATGGAGGCTTGGACCCGGGGTCTATGCTGTGGAGCCATTTGCCTCTACGGGAGTCGGCCTCGTGGAAGAGGGGAAGCAGGTTACAATATATTCTCTTAAGAAGAGGAAGAGTAGACTACCTCAAAGCGTTATGGAGGTTTATGAGAAGATAATGGATGAGAGGAAGACCCTTCCATTCGCTGAGAGATGGTTACTCAAATATAGCGGGAATACTGGGTCAATAATATACTATATGAGTAAAGCCGGGTTGCTGCATGAATACCCTGTTCTACTCGAGAAATCCAATGGCATTGTTTCACAGTTCGAGCACACATTTATAATACTTCATAGGGAAGTTATTGTTACGACTATTTAAATCTCTCTTCTAATAAATATCATGGCTAATGAGAAGAATATAGTAGCGGTGAATTAGATGGATGGCGATACTGCTTCACTAATAATACAGGTTATCTGGCTTATAATGTTCTTTCTAATTATAACCGGGTTGAACCAGAAGATACAGATGAAGATTTGGGTCACAGATATAAGAATGAAGCTGGATTTGATCAAGGGCATACTGGAGGAGGATAAGCAGAAGACTAAAGTTATGCTTAGAAACCTCGGTATTCAATCACCGGAGCCGCTTATCGATAGGGTCATCGAGTTCTTCACTATAGAACCCGTCGGGATAGAGCCTGTTGACATTATAAAGAGGATGGATCACCTGATTCGTATAACAGATACAACTGTGAGAAGGTTAATTGAGGCTGAAATACCCCATGCGGGTAAGTATGAGAGAAGCCTTGTAGAGACAACTCTCTCAATCGTGGGGGCGCTACACGTAATATATAAGGTGGTTAGACACTACCTGCTAACCGGTGAGAAGGAGAATAATTGGATACTGATAATGCAGCTACAGCTCCAGATGCCGCAGATACTGAAATACGTGAACACGTATCATGAAGCGTTCGACGCCTTTGCAACGGGTAAGCCTATAGGCGATGGAATCGGCCCCCTGGTAGCTTATAGGCTGATAGAATCCGGGAGGAAGATATCATCAAGGATTCTAGATGATACCTCGATAACCGAGGTCTGGTATAAAGATAGAAGGATCTATGTTGTGAAAGCTGAGGGGCCTGGAAGCAATGTGGGTCACCCGGGCGCGGTGATAAATAGATTAGTAGACGAGCTCAAGGGCAGTGTTGACTTAATGATCACGGTGGATGCTGCATTAAAGCTCGAGGGCGAGAAATCAGGCTCGATAGCTGAGGGAGTTGGGGCAGCAATAGGCGATCCCGGTCCTGAGAAAATAGCTATTGAGAGGGCGGCATCTAAATATGGAATTCCATTAAGGGCGCTTGTCATCAAGATGGATCTTCGCGAGGCGATAACGGTTATGCGTAAGGAGATATTTGAAGCAGCTGACTCAACCCTAAAGTACCTTGAAAGAATTATAGAGGAACATACAAAACCGAATTCAACGATAATAGTTGCCGGGATAGGGAATACCATGGGGATACCCGGGTGAATGGTATGAGTATAGACCTGAACACCTTATCTAATATAATACTGGTAATACTGATGGTGATACTTATAGTCTACCTCTACTTGGAGTCTCGCCCGAAGAAATCCCCGAGGGAAGAATATGTTACAAGGGTACTTATACAATGTAGTAGCTGTGGATACAGGCTTGAGAAAGACTTTGAGGCGGGGGATTTCATAGGGCTTGATAAAGGGAAGTGCCCGAAATGCGGGGGCGTAGTTAAAATAAGGGGTATCTACGCTGTTGAAAAAAGTAAGATTTTAAAACCCCAGTAATGAATATAATGGAACTACGGTGCCCGACCCGGCCATAGTGGCCGGGCAACACCCGGTCTCATATCGAACCCGGAAGTTAAGCCGGCCACGTCAGAGCGGCAGTGAGGTCCGAGAGGCCTCGCAGCCGCTCTGAGCTGGGATCGGGCACCGCTTCCTATATTCATATATCCTTAACGAGCCAGCATATTTAAGAAACCCCAGTATATAAAGAGTCTCATGGCATGCTGGGGGTTATGATGAGTGTTTCAGATTTTATACGTATAAGAGAGGTTAATGTGGAGGGTAAGAAGTTAATCGGGATCGAGATCTCGC
It encodes the following:
- the map gene encoding type II methionyl aminopeptidase, encoding MLTDEAVEMLRRAGWIARTVREEAVKLVKPGMSFLEIAEHVENRIRELGGEPAFPVNIGVNQVAAHYTPVPGDTGRIPDGSVVKIDIGVHVKGYIADTAATVSFNPAYEGLVEASRLALERVVEAVRPGIKANEIGRIIMETIKSMGFNPVRNLSGHSIDQYMIHSGLSIPNYDDFFSGWRLGPGVYAVEPFASTGVGLVEEGKQVTIYSLKKRKSRLPQSVMEVYEKIMDERKTLPFAERWLLKYSGNTGSIIYYMSKAGLLHEYPVLLEKSNGIVSQFEHTFIILHREVIVTTI
- a CDS encoding DUF1512 domain-containing protein is translated as MDGDTASLIIQVIWLIMFFLIITGLNQKIQMKIWVTDIRMKLDLIKGILEEDKQKTKVMLRNLGIQSPEPLIDRVIEFFTIEPVGIEPVDIIKRMDHLIRITDTTVRRLIEAEIPHAGKYERSLVETTLSIVGALHVIYKVVRHYLLTGEKENNWILIMQLQLQMPQILKYVNTYHEAFDAFATGKPIGDGIGPLVAYRLIESGRKISSRILDDTSITEVWYKDRRIYVVKAEGPGSNVGHPGAVINRLVDELKGSVDLMITVDAALKLEGEKSGSIAEGVGAAIGDPGPEKIAIERAASKYGIPLRALVIKMDLREAITVMRKEIFEAADSTLKYLERIIEEHTKPNSTIIVAGIGNTMGIPG